A genomic stretch from Glaciecola nitratireducens FR1064 includes:
- a CDS encoding beta-ketoacyl-ACP synthase III → MTRQVVISGTGLWTPQHSISNEELIDSYNDYADKFNAENAEKIDAGEISAKPHSSAEFVEKASGIKSRYIYEKEGVLDINRMRPVIAERNDEQISNQAEIAVEAAKKAMKAANKTAEDIDAVIVSCAYLQRSYPAIAIEVQAELGIEGFGFDMLVACSAATFGMHRAYEMIKAETAKTVLVINPELVSPQINYTDRDSHFIFGDVATAIILESEETVTSENAFNVLSTKAFTQFSSNIRSNHGYLNRANDTDPYGADKLFHQEGRKVFKDVCPLAAEHIREHLAKHDLLPENLTRWWLHQANINMNTLISKRLLGREATREEAPIVLDRYANTASAGSVIAFNLHNEDLAKGDYGILCSFGAGYSIGSLLVQKR, encoded by the coding sequence ATGACACGACAAGTGGTTATTAGTGGTACCGGACTGTGGACACCGCAGCACAGTATTTCTAATGAAGAGCTAATTGATAGCTATAATGATTACGCGGACAAATTCAATGCTGAAAATGCAGAGAAAATAGATGCCGGCGAGATTAGTGCCAAGCCACATTCAAGCGCCGAGTTTGTTGAAAAAGCTTCAGGTATCAAAAGCCGTTATATTTATGAAAAAGAAGGCGTATTAGATATTAATCGAATGCGTCCCGTAATTGCTGAGCGCAATGACGAGCAAATTTCAAATCAGGCTGAGATTGCTGTTGAAGCCGCGAAAAAGGCCATGAAGGCAGCTAACAAAACAGCGGAAGATATTGACGCTGTTATTGTGTCTTGTGCTTATTTGCAGCGCTCATATCCGGCTATTGCTATTGAAGTTCAGGCTGAGTTGGGTATAGAGGGCTTTGGGTTTGACATGCTTGTTGCATGCTCTGCAGCAACCTTTGGTATGCATCGCGCATATGAAATGATCAAGGCTGAAACAGCCAAAACGGTATTAGTAATAAATCCCGAATTGGTATCTCCGCAAATTAATTATACCGACCGTGACAGCCACTTTATTTTTGGCGATGTTGCGACCGCTATTATTTTAGAGTCCGAAGAAACAGTCACTAGTGAGAATGCATTCAACGTGCTTTCGACTAAAGCATTCACTCAGTTTTCTAGTAATATTCGTTCAAATCACGGTTACTTGAATCGTGCAAATGATACTGACCCCTATGGTGCTGATAAGCTGTTTCATCAAGAAGGGCGAAAAGTATTCAAAGATGTTTGTCCATTGGCTGCTGAACACATTAGAGAGCACTTGGCTAAACACGATTTACTTCCTGAAAATCTAACACGTTGGTGGTTACACCAAGCAAATATCAACATGAACACGCTAATTAGCAAGCGTTTGTTGGGACGTGAAGCAACTCGCGAAGAAGCGCCAATTGTACTCGACCGTTATGCAAATACCGCTTCAGCGGGTTCGGTCATTGCCTTTAACTTGCACAATGAAGATTTAGCGAAAGGTGATTACGGCATTCTTTGTTCATTTGGGGCTGGCTATTCGATCGGTAGCTTGTTAGTACAAAAACGATAA
- a CDS encoding choice-of-anchor I family protein, with protein MLQSKFKISLLAIAMGFVLTGCGLDGDDGVVGEAGSQGPQGEPGADGADGQDGQDGQSGQDASTGVTLSLVARAFLGAQGSAEIVQYHKESQTIYATNSATNSIAIIAAGSITSADLTNPINSINLTVASINLPATAGTVPLGKVTSIAISGDLLAVAVPAATKTDNGFILFYNGLANSAPAFLDSVEVGALPDSIAFTPDGGKLVVANEGEPNGDYSIDPEGTLSVIDILANGEPEETADTVTFTSLNGTQAELEAQGMHFPNPDGLTINGNAITTTVAQDLEPEYVSTAIGKAYVTLQENNGLAILDLEDLSVQVIGLGSKSWSGLNFDGQENGAVSFAKYEGLNGVYMPDSIANYEWKGATFLVTANEGDAREYFFDVADEEACTTAMGQSYDAEAGCLSYSDEVKLEDLTAQAGSALETLQMDGRLNGLRVTKELGDADGNGEYESAYTYGARSFTIWDQNGLVVFDSADDLERITASVHGAQFNNDNDVNEGDSRSENKGPEPEALTVGTIGARTYAFIGAERMSGIFVYDVTNPFEAFFADYIINRDLTEGSTANDVIGDLAPESIVFVPAEDSATGEALIIVGNEVSGTVSVFQVTPN; from the coding sequence ATGTTACAGTCAAAATTTAAAATTAGCCTACTAGCGATTGCTATGGGTTTTGTACTGACAGGATGTGGCTTAGATGGTGATGATGGTGTCGTCGGCGAAGCGGGCTCTCAAGGTCCACAAGGCGAGCCAGGTGCTGATGGTGCCGATGGCCAAGACGGCCAGGACGGTCAAAGTGGTCAAGACGCTTCGACCGGTGTGACGCTTTCTCTAGTTGCTAGAGCATTTCTAGGCGCTCAAGGTTCAGCTGAAATTGTTCAATATCACAAAGAAAGTCAGACCATTTACGCAACTAATTCTGCTACAAACAGTATTGCAATTATTGCAGCCGGCTCTATTACATCCGCAGACCTCACCAATCCGATCAACTCCATTAATTTGACTGTGGCATCGATTAATTTACCTGCTACAGCCGGCACGGTTCCGCTAGGTAAGGTTACGAGTATTGCAATTTCTGGTGATTTGTTAGCTGTAGCGGTTCCAGCCGCGACAAAAACAGACAACGGCTTTATCCTGTTTTATAACGGTTTAGCAAATAGTGCACCGGCATTTTTAGATAGTGTAGAAGTGGGCGCATTGCCAGATTCAATCGCGTTTACACCAGATGGTGGAAAGCTAGTTGTGGCAAATGAAGGTGAGCCCAACGGCGACTATTCAATTGACCCTGAAGGCACATTATCTGTTATCGATATTCTTGCTAATGGTGAACCAGAAGAAACCGCAGACACCGTTACATTTACTAGCCTCAATGGAACTCAGGCTGAATTAGAAGCGCAAGGTATGCACTTTCCAAATCCAGACGGCTTGACTATAAACGGTAATGCAATAACTACGACAGTTGCTCAAGACCTCGAACCGGAATATGTTTCAACGGCCATCGGCAAAGCGTATGTCACGTTGCAAGAAAATAATGGCTTAGCCATATTAGATCTTGAAGATCTGTCCGTACAAGTTATTGGTTTAGGCAGCAAGAGTTGGTCAGGTTTAAATTTTGACGGACAAGAAAACGGTGCTGTAAGCTTTGCTAAATATGAAGGTTTAAACGGCGTTTATATGCCAGATAGCATTGCAAACTACGAGTGGAAAGGCGCTACGTTTCTAGTCACCGCTAATGAAGGCGATGCAAGAGAGTACTTCTTTGACGTTGCTGACGAAGAGGCCTGCACAACAGCAATGGGTCAGTCATATGACGCTGAAGCAGGTTGCTTGTCTTATTCTGACGAAGTGAAGTTAGAAGACCTAACGGCACAAGCAGGTTCTGCACTTGAAACCTTACAAATGGACGGCCGCTTAAACGGCCTGCGAGTAACTAAGGAACTAGGTGATGCAGACGGCAATGGTGAATACGAATCAGCCTACACTTACGGCGCTCGCTCATTTACTATATGGGACCAGAACGGCCTCGTAGTATTTGACTCAGCTGATGACCTAGAACGGATTACTGCATCGGTACATGGCGCTCAGTTCAATAATGACAATGACGTAAACGAAGGTGACTCTCGTTCAGAAAACAAAGGCCCAGAGCCTGAAGCGCTTACAGTAGGCACTATTGGCGCGCGCACATACGCGTTCATCGGCGCAGAGAGAATGAGCGGCATTTTTGTATATGACGTGACTAACCCGTTTGAAGCATTTTTTGCTGACTACATCATTAATCGCGATTTAACTGAAGGCAGCACTGCAAACGACGTGATTGGCGACCTTGCCCCAGAAAGCATCGTTTTTGTTCCAGCTGAAGACAGTGCAACAGGCGAAGCGTTAATTATCGTAGGTAACGAAGTTAGCGGCACGGTTAGCGTGTTTCAAGTAACACCCAACTAA
- a CDS encoding hydrogen peroxide-inducible genes activator, whose amino-acid sequence MKLPNLKHLYYLTVLHKEQHFLRAAEKCNVSQSTLSAAVQNLEDSIGQQLLEREHKNFVFTDFGEALVEKSKLLLSQTHEWIEFAESAGDWKSGTLRIGVIPTIAPFLFEGLIKTIHANLPNINLQLREDTTDNLLGSLGDGELDLLILALPMQTPGCRQLILGHDPFHLIAHKNSAIDLKVAPSVDSLPKDSIFLLQKEHCLTDHAVSACGLKHKEQVNSLTANSLHTLVSLVNCEMGYTFLPEMALQKNILNATNVVSLPAEDNAFRDIGLAWRNGTTRIQLFRHIGKMVAPLLPQPIDIF is encoded by the coding sequence ATGAAACTACCCAACTTAAAACACCTTTATTACCTCACAGTGCTGCATAAAGAGCAGCACTTTCTTCGTGCCGCAGAAAAATGCAATGTTAGTCAGTCAACATTAAGCGCTGCTGTGCAGAATCTTGAAGACAGCATCGGTCAGCAGCTGCTCGAGCGAGAGCACAAAAATTTTGTGTTTACTGATTTTGGTGAAGCACTGGTTGAAAAAAGCAAATTGCTGCTCAGTCAAACACACGAATGGATCGAGTTTGCAGAGTCGGCGGGGGATTGGAAGTCAGGTACATTGAGGATTGGTGTCATACCAACAATTGCACCCTTCCTATTTGAGGGCTTGATTAAAACAATCCATGCGAATTTACCCAATATCAACTTGCAGTTACGTGAAGATACTACCGACAATTTACTCGGCAGTTTAGGGGATGGCGAACTCGATTTGCTTATTCTCGCACTTCCAATGCAAACACCAGGTTGTCGTCAGCTCATTTTGGGGCATGACCCATTTCATTTGATAGCACACAAGAACAGTGCCATTGACCTAAAAGTAGCGCCGTCAGTTGATTCTCTTCCAAAGGACAGTATCTTTTTACTGCAAAAAGAGCATTGTTTGACGGATCATGCTGTCAGTGCCTGTGGTTTGAAGCACAAAGAGCAAGTGAACTCGCTAACTGCAAATAGTTTACATACGCTCGTATCACTGGTTAATTGCGAAATGGGCTACACATTTCTACCCGAAATGGCATTGCAAAAAAATATACTGAATGCTACAAACGTTGTTAGCTTGCCGGCTGAAGACAACGCTTTTAGAGATATCGGACTCGCATGGCGCAACGGAACAACGCGAATTCAATTGTTTAGGCACATCGGTAAAATGGTGGCGCCTTTGCTGCCGCAGCCGATTGATATTTTTTAA